DNA from Desulfuromonas sp. AOP6:
GAAGAAGCCGACATCTCCATGCGTCTGATGGTACAGATGCGCAACAAGGTGGTGGAAGCCTATCAGGAGATCATGCGCATGCAGGTCTGATGCACTCAGGCTGGTCCGGATCTAATCAGAATACCTGAGAATCGGTATTTCAGGAGGTTGTTGGTTCATGGCAGAACAAAAGATAAAAATCCCTGCCGACGGGGGAGAAAAAAGGACGCTGCTGCAGAGTCTCAACGAGTGGCCTCTGTCGCGCAAGCTCAGCCTCGTGGCCGTGGTTCTCGTCTGCGTGGCGCTGTTTGCCACCCTCATTCTGCAGGCGCGGGTGGCTGACTACCGGCTGCTGTTTGCCAATCTGTCCGACAGCGACGCGTCCTCGGTTGTTTCCTGGCTGAAAGAGCGCAAGATCCCCTACCGTTTCGATGACGGCGGCCGCGCGATTCATGTTCCGGCCGACCAGGTCTACGAGGTACGTATCGAACTGGCGGGGTCAGGCATTCCCCAAGGGGGAGGCATCGGCTTCGAGCTTTTCGACAAGCAGAGCTTCGGCATGACCGACTTTGCCCAGAAGGTCAATTATCAGCGGGCTCTGCAGGGCGAGCTGGCCAGAACCATCACGTCCCTGGCGCCGGTGGAAGGTGCTCGGGTTCATCTGGCTCTGCCGGAGAAGCGCCTGTTCAAGGAGCAGCAGAAGGATGCCACCGCTTCAGTCATCCTCAAGCTGGCCAGCGGGCAGAAGCTTAAGGAAGGGCAGATTCAGGGGATCATCAATCTGGTGGCGGGCAGTATCGAAGGCCTGGAGGCCGAGAATGTCACGGTCATCGATTCAAGCGGTGGTGTGCTGTCGCGCCGCAGTCAGGAGGGACCGAGCGGTCCCATGACACCCGGTATGCTCGATTACCAGCAGACGCTGGAGCGGCGGCTGGAAGAGCGGGCGCAGTCCCTGCTTGACCGGGCCCTGGGGGTGAGTAACTCCCTGGTCAAGGTGACGGCCGAGGTCGACTTCTCCCAGGTGGAGAAAGTAGAAGAACTGTACGATCCGAAAGGTTCTGTGCCCCGTAGTGAGCAGGTCTCGGAAGAGTCCTCTGGCGGCGAAGTCAACGGCGGTATTCCCGGTGTTGCCGCCAATGTAGGCGGAGCCGCCGCCACGGCGGGCGCGATCCCCAGCAACCGCAGTTCGGAAACGATCAATTACGAAATAAGCAAGGTGATCAATCGTATCGTGGAGCCCGTAGGGACGGTCAAGGCCCTCTCCGTGGCGGTATTGGTCGCTGATCGCCTGGTGCCCGGCGCTGAAGGGGGGGCGTCCAGTTACGCGCCGCGCAATGAACAGGAGCTGCTCTCCATTGAGAATATGGTCAAAAGCGCCCTTGGCATCGACCAGGGCCGGGGGGATCAGATCCAGGTCGTTTCCATGCCCTTTGAGAGCGGTTTCGCTGACGAGATCGTTTCAACGCCGGGGCCAGCGCCTTCCCTTTACGACTACCTTCCCTATGTCAAGTACGGGCTGATCCTCCTTGGTGGCCTGCTCGCCTATCTCCTGCTGGTGCGTCCGCTTTTGCGTACTCTTAAAGGCGAAGTGACGGAACACTATAAGACGGTTGAACAGCTGGAAGCCGAATTGCTGACCCACGACACGGCCCATTCCGCCACGGTTGACCCGGCTCAGCAACTGCGTACGGCGACGATTGAAGGAAAAACCACCCCGGCTCAGGTAATCAAGACCTGGCTCAAAGAAGGTTGACAGAGGTAGGACACGGACATGGCAAAGCCGACTGTACAGTTTTTCGATTTGTCCGGCGTGGAGAAAGCGGCGATGCTGCTTCTCTGCCTGGGGGAGCGCGCCACTTCCATGGTGTTCAAAGAACTCTCCGACGCCGAGGTGAGGGCCATCAGCCGCTGCATGGTCAGTATGGAGCATGTGCCGGCACCCTTGGCGCGCGAGGTCATTTCCGCCTATGAAAAGGCGCAGGTCGAATACGCCGGCATCTTCGTCAAGGGGGATGAGTTCGTCAAAAACGCCATCTCCGAATCGGGCGATCCCAAGCGCATCGAGCAACTCATGGAACAGGTCGCCGCCGCCACGGAAAAGCGTCCCCTGGAGACCATCGCCCTTATGCAACCCCGGGTGGTGGCGAGCCTTTTGGCCAGCGAGCATCCGCAGACCATGGCCCTGATCCTGTCGACACAGAAGGCCGACCACACCAGCCGCATCCTTTCCTATCTCCCTGACGACTTGAAATCGGACGTTATGTACCGCATCGCCAAAATCGAACAGGTTTCTCCCGATGTCATCAAACATATTGAAGACGCCCTACAGCGGGAAATCGGGGTTGTTTCCGACAAGGAGCAGCAGGAGCTGGGCGGTATCGACACGGTGGTCGATATCCTGGCGCGTATGGAAAAGGGCGCCGACCGCAATATCCTGACGCGCATCGACGAGGTCGATCCCGAAATGGCCGAGGCCATCCGCAAAAAGATGTTTACCTTCGACGATCTGGTCATGCTCGACAACCCGTCCCTGCAGAAGATTTTGCGCGAGGTCGACAACGATACTCTTACGCTGGCCCTCAAGGCCGCCACGCCGGAGGTCAAGGAGAAGATCTTCAGCAACATCTCCATCCGGGCGGCGGAGATGATCGAGGAGGAGCTCGAAGCCATGGGGCCGGTGCGGCTGTCCGAGGTGGAGTCGATGCAGCAGACCATCGTCAAGATCGCGCTGCGTCTGGAAGAAGAAGGCACACTGATTATCCCGGGTCGGGGCGGAGACGATGTCCTTGTCTAAAATTTATCGCAGCACGGAAAACAGCACCTTTGAACCGATTCTCTTTGCCGATTTCGACGGCGGGGGTGGTTTTGGCATCGACGAGGCCCGAGATGAAGCCGCCATGTCATCTGAGGCGAAGACCGCCGGTTCTTCTTCGGCGGAACCGATGTCCACCCCGACTGTCGATGTCGAAGCTTTGGAGAAAGCCGCATTTGAAAAGGGACGTCAAGCCGGCCGGCAGGAGGCTGAGGCGCTGTTCGGGCAAAGCGCCCAGGCTTTGGCTGAAGCCGCAATAGAGATCAGTCAGCTGCGGGAGTCCCTCCATAAAAGCAGCGTCGAGGACATGCTGCGGCTGGTGATGGCCATTGCCGAGCGGGTGATTCACGTTGAAGTGGAAAAGCACAGCGAGATGATCGTCGACGTGATCGAAAGGGCTCTGAAGGCCGCCATCAAGGCCGATGAGTACCACATCCGGGTCAATCCCCAGGATCTGGAGGTGGTCAAGGAGAAAAAACCCCTCTTCATCGCCAGCATCAGTGGTCTCAAAAATATCATCTTTGAAGGCGATGCCGCTATCGCCCGCGGCGGCTGTCTGGTCGAGTCGACCCTCGGGCAGGTGGACGCTACCCTGGAAAGCCAACTGGCGCAGATCCGCCAGCATCTGGCCGAGCAGACAGGTCACGAGTAATGAAAGAGCTGGCCGCCTCCATAGAGCATCTCAATCTGCTCCAGGTGCGGGGCAAGGTCACCAAGATCGTCGGCCTGGTGGTGGAGGGCTATTGCCCCAACGCCTCCGTCGGCACGCTGTGTGAGCTGACCCCCCTCGATGGCGGCGACCCCGTACCGGCGGAAGTGGTCGGTTTCCGCGATTCCCGCGCCCTGCTCATGCCGCTCGGGGAGCTGCGCGGTCTGGGGCCGGGCAGCCTCATCCGCGTCTGTCAGAGCTGCGCTTCCATGGAGGTCGGCGAAGAACTGCTCGGCCGGGTGATCGACGCCATGGGCCAACCGATGGATGGCGGTCCTCCCCTTGACCTCAGCCGCCGCCTGCCCCTGTATGCCCTTCCGCCCGGTCCCATGCAGCGCAAGAAAATCAAGCAGCCCCTCGACCTGGGCGTGCGCGCCATCAACGGCCTGCTCACCTGCGGTATCGGCCAGCGTATGGGCGTTATGGCCGGTTCCGGTGTGGGCAAGAGCGTGCTGTTGGGGACGATGGCCAAACATGCCCGCGCCGATGTCAACGTCATCGCCCTCATCGGGGAGCGCGGCCGCGAGGTGATGGAGTTTATCGAGCGCGACCTGGGTGCCGAAGGTTTGGCCCGCTCCGTGGTTGTTGTCGCCACCTCCGATCAGTCACCCCTGTTGCGCATGCGCGGGGCTTTCGTCGCCACCACCATCGCCGAATACTTTTGTGGACAAGGTCAGGATGTCCTCATGATGATGGATTCGGTCACCCGTTTTGCCATGGCCATGCGTGAGGTCGGCCTGGCCGTCGGCGAGCCGCCCACCACCAAGGGCTACACGCCCTCCGTCTTTGCCACCCTCCCCAAGCTGCTCGAACGTGCCGGCAGCTTTGCCGGCTGCGGCAGCATCACCGCTCTCTATACGGTACTGGTGGAAGGGGACGACATGAACGAACCGGTAGCCGACGCCGTCCGTTCTATCCTCGATGGCCATATTGTCCTGTCCCGCGACCTGGCGGCCAAGAATCACTATCCCGCCATCGATATTATGAATTCCGCCAGTCGCGTCATGCGTGAAATCGTCGATCCCGAGCACGTCAAACTGGCGGGGCAGCTGCGGGAGATCCTCGCTACCTACCGGGAAGCTGAGGATCTCATCAATATCGGCGCCTACGCCAATGGCAGCAATCCCAAGATCGATTACGCCCTTACCCGCATCGATGCCGTCAACGACTTTCTCTGCCAGGGGATGGATGAGGCCGTGGACCTGGAGTCGACTTTGCCCCACCTGCGCCAGGTTGTGCTCGATCGCCGCGAAAAACTGCGCGGATAATTTTGCCTGCGAGGTCATGTCATGAAGACGTTCAAACTCGAATCCGTGCTGAACTATCGCCGCATTCTGGAGAACCAGGCCCAGCAGAAGCTGGCGGAAGCTTTCGAGCGGGAAGCCGCGCTCATCGCCGAAATCAATCGCGAGGAAGAGGAGTTGCGCCGGCTTTACAGCGAGCGGGAAAAGTGCCAGCAGGTGGGCATGACGGTGCATGAGATGCAGCTCTACGAAAACCGCATCAGCCACCAGGTTCAGCAGCTGGCCGCCCTCGTCGATGC
Protein-coding regions in this window:
- the fliF gene encoding flagellar basal-body MS-ring/collar protein FliF — protein: MAEQKIKIPADGGEKRTLLQSLNEWPLSRKLSLVAVVLVCVALFATLILQARVADYRLLFANLSDSDASSVVSWLKERKIPYRFDDGGRAIHVPADQVYEVRIELAGSGIPQGGGIGFELFDKQSFGMTDFAQKVNYQRALQGELARTITSLAPVEGARVHLALPEKRLFKEQQKDATASVILKLASGQKLKEGQIQGIINLVAGSIEGLEAENVTVIDSSGGVLSRRSQEGPSGPMTPGMLDYQQTLERRLEERAQSLLDRALGVSNSLVKVTAEVDFSQVEKVEELYDPKGSVPRSEQVSEESSGGEVNGGIPGVAANVGGAAATAGAIPSNRSSETINYEISKVINRIVEPVGTVKALSVAVLVADRLVPGAEGGASSYAPRNEQELLSIENMVKSALGIDQGRGDQIQVVSMPFESGFADEIVSTPGPAPSLYDYLPYVKYGLILLGGLLAYLLLVRPLLRTLKGEVTEHYKTVEQLEAELLTHDTAHSATVDPAQQLRTATIEGKTTPAQVIKTWLKEG
- the fliG gene encoding flagellar motor switch protein FliG, which codes for MAKPTVQFFDLSGVEKAAMLLLCLGERATSMVFKELSDAEVRAISRCMVSMEHVPAPLAREVISAYEKAQVEYAGIFVKGDEFVKNAISESGDPKRIEQLMEQVAAATEKRPLETIALMQPRVVASLLASEHPQTMALILSTQKADHTSRILSYLPDDLKSDVMYRIAKIEQVSPDVIKHIEDALQREIGVVSDKEQQELGGIDTVVDILARMEKGADRNILTRIDEVDPEMAEAIRKKMFTFDDLVMLDNPSLQKILREVDNDTLTLALKAATPEVKEKIFSNISIRAAEMIEEELEAMGPVRLSEVESMQQTIVKIALRLEEEGTLIIPGRGGDDVLV
- a CDS encoding FliH/SctL family protein, giving the protein MSKIYRSTENSTFEPILFADFDGGGGFGIDEARDEAAMSSEAKTAGSSSAEPMSTPTVDVEALEKAAFEKGRQAGRQEAEALFGQSAQALAEAAIEISQLRESLHKSSVEDMLRLVMAIAERVIHVEVEKHSEMIVDVIERALKAAIKADEYHIRVNPQDLEVVKEKKPLFIASISGLKNIIFEGDAAIARGGCLVESTLGQVDATLESQLAQIRQHLAEQTGHE
- a CDS encoding FliI/YscN family ATPase — its product is MKELAASIEHLNLLQVRGKVTKIVGLVVEGYCPNASVGTLCELTPLDGGDPVPAEVVGFRDSRALLMPLGELRGLGPGSLIRVCQSCASMEVGEELLGRVIDAMGQPMDGGPPLDLSRRLPLYALPPGPMQRKKIKQPLDLGVRAINGLLTCGIGQRMGVMAGSGVGKSVLLGTMAKHARADVNVIALIGERGREVMEFIERDLGAEGLARSVVVVATSDQSPLLRMRGAFVATTIAEYFCGQGQDVLMMMDSVTRFAMAMREVGLAVGEPPTTKGYTPSVFATLPKLLERAGSFAGCGSITALYTVLVEGDDMNEPVADAVRSILDGHIVLSRDLAAKNHYPAIDIMNSASRVMREIVDPEHVKLAGQLREILATYREAEDLINIGAYANGSNPKIDYALTRIDAVNDFLCQGMDEAVDLESTLPHLRQVVLDRREKLRG
- the fliJ gene encoding flagellar export protein FliJ, producing MKTFKLESVLNYRRILENQAQQKLAEAFEREAALIAEINREEEELRRLYSEREKCQQVGMTVHEMQLYENRISHQVQQLAALVDAVEHCREAIAACREKLCEASREKKLMEKIKEKHLQEQHRVLNRLEAKNLDELAVIFHSKD